In the Paroedura picta isolate Pp20150507F chromosome 15, Ppicta_v3.0, whole genome shotgun sequence genome, one interval contains:
- the CFAP107 gene encoding cilia- and flagella-associated protein 107 isoform X2, giving the protein MMAIRRVKRPTLHRQAWKRRQHPEKTCKSIYGRDYVRFPTEVPDRTLMRKNMKKLEGLPKKQVLTHHNESNHWHLVSEYDDHFNRHGYNALLPPLRKWSRHKMGWVPEKSDFSVVEPPTNYGLYEHLMKKWSGKDQAKMSSVYTVSYPKPPGSAYATLRRPIPTYLLKPSHGHLRPRTMDAYL; this is encoded by the exons ATGATGGCCATTCGTAGGGTTAAACGTCCCACTCTGCACAGACAGGCATGGAAACGTAG GCAGCATCCTGAGAAAACCTGCAAGAGCATTTACGGAAGAGACTACGTTCGCTTCCCCACTGAGGTGCCCGACCGAACACTGATGAGGAAAAATATGAAGAAACTGGAA GGGCTGCCCAAGAAGCAGGTCTTGACTCATCACAATGAATCCAACCACTGGCACTTAGTTTCGGAATACGACGACCATTTCAACCGGCACGGCTACAACGCCTTGCTGCCCCCACTTCGCAAATGGAGCCGGCACAAAATGGGCTGGGTTCCCGAAAAATCGGATTTCTCCGTTGTCG AACCTCCCACAAACTATGGCCTTTATGAGCATCTCATGAAGAAATGGAGTGGCAAAGACCAAGCCAAGATGAGCAGTGTCTATACTGTTTCCTACCCCAAGCCCCCGGGTTCGGCTTATGCTACCCTCCGGCGCCCCATCCCCACTTATCTTCTCAAGCCCAGCCATGGGCATTTGCGCCCAAGGACGATGGATGCCTACCTGTGA
- the CFAP107 gene encoding cilia- and flagella-associated protein 107 isoform X1, translating into MFTTYRGAEEWYIPSWRVEPKYSTKVLIGNWLEERQKFRQHPEKTCKSIYGRDYVRFPTEVPDRTLMRKNMKKLEGLPKKQVLTHHNESNHWHLVSEYDDHFNRHGYNALLPPLRKWSRHKMGWVPEKSDFSVVEPPTNYGLYEHLMKKWSGKDQAKMSSVYTVSYPKPPGSAYATLRRPIPTYLLKPSHGHLRPRTMDAYL; encoded by the exons ATGTTCACCACGTACCGAGGTGCGGAGGAATGGTACATCCCTAGCTGGAGAGTTGAGCCCAAATATTCTACCAAAGTGCTCATTGGGAACTGGCTGGAAGAAAGGCAAAAG TTTAGGCAGCATCCTGAGAAAACCTGCAAGAGCATTTACGGAAGAGACTACGTTCGCTTCCCCACTGAGGTGCCCGACCGAACACTGATGAGGAAAAATATGAAGAAACTGGAA GGGCTGCCCAAGAAGCAGGTCTTGACTCATCACAATGAATCCAACCACTGGCACTTAGTTTCGGAATACGACGACCATTTCAACCGGCACGGCTACAACGCCTTGCTGCCCCCACTTCGCAAATGGAGCCGGCACAAAATGGGCTGGGTTCCCGAAAAATCGGATTTCTCCGTTGTCG AACCTCCCACAAACTATGGCCTTTATGAGCATCTCATGAAGAAATGGAGTGGCAAAGACCAAGCCAAGATGAGCAGTGTCTATACTGTTTCCTACCCCAAGCCCCCGGGTTCGGCTTATGCTACCCTCCGGCGCCCCATCCCCACTTATCTTCTCAAGCCCAGCCATGGGCATTTGCGCCCAAGGACGATGGATGCCTACCTGTGA
- the LRRC38 gene encoding leucine-rich repeat-containing protein 38: MRPWSGPGSVPPVLLLALLSFPRCHLCPAACSCLDAHTVDCRGRGLPGVPSPFPLDVRKVLLGDNQLRAIPADFFLFYGDLVFLDFSHNAIGGLEEGTFGSSAKLVFLDLSHNNLSRLGAGAFQSAARLIKLRLGNNRLDEVDEAAFESLAQLQVLELNDNALRTLAVAALDALPNLRSLRLEGNPWLCDCDFASLFAWLQENQAKLQKGLDEIQCSVPMEDRKIFLSELSEGSFRDCKFSLSLTDLIIIIFSGVAVSIAAIVSSFILALIVNCFQRCAPSKDDEEEEDSDD, encoded by the exons ATGCGGCCATGGTCCGGGCCGGGCTCGGTGCCGCCGGTCctgctgctcgccctgctgtccTTCCCGCGGTGCCACCTCTGCCCGGCCGCCTGTAGCTGTCTGGACGCGCACACGGTGGATTGCCGCGGCCGGGGTCTGCCGGGCGTGCCGAGCCCCTTCCCGCTGGACGTGCGCAAGGTGCTGCTGGGCGACAATCAGCTGCGCGCCATCCCGGCCGACTTTTTCCTTTTCTACGGCGACCTGGTCTTCCTGGACTTCAGCCACAACGCCATCGGCGGCCTGGAGGAGGGCACCTTCGGCAGCTCGGCCAAGCTGGTCTTCCTCGACCTCAGCCACAACAACCTGAGCCGCCTGGGCGCCGGCGCCTTCCAGTCGGCCGCCCGCCTGATCAAGCTGCGCCTGGGGAACAACCGCCTGGACGAGGTGGACGAGGCCGCCTTCGAGAGCCTGGCCCAGCTGCAGGTGCTGGAGCTGAACGACAACGCCCTGCGGACGCTGGCCGTGGCCGCCCTGGACGCCCTGCCCAACCTGCGCAGCCTCCGCCTGGAGGGCAACCCCTGGCTGTGCGACTGCGACTTCGCCAGCCTCTTCGCCTGGCTCCAGGAGAACCAGGCCAAGCTGCAGAAGG GTCTCGATGAAATCCAGTGTTCGGTCCCCATGGAGGACAGAAAAATATTCCTCAGCGAATTGTCGGAGGGCAGCTTTAGGGACTGCAAGTTTAGCTTGTCCCTCACCGaccttatcatcatcatcttctccgGGGTCGCCGTCTCCATCGCCGCGATTGTCTCGAGCTTCATTTTGGCGCTGATTGTCAACTGCTTCCAAAGATGTGCCCCAAGCAAggacgacgaagaagaagaagacagtgaCGATTGA
- the LOC143824466 gene encoding arylacetamide deacetylase-like 3: MGLLYALLLLAAAALLGAVVLVVVGSIYFDATNAEVPPEVEQPAKLRLLHALTVGMAVVGRILENLHICRQIQFVRYLRNGRKQGQDAKLFIKDVMFKHVPVRIYQPKAPSAGRRKGIVFFHGGGFMFGSIRAYEKMCRYLSKESESVVVSVEYRLSPEHKYPAQLNDCLAATTHFLQTADDYGVDSARVILAGDSAGGTLAAVVCQTLVGRQGLSKICAQILIYPALQAADFNLPSYQQNQAVPILFRERAAFYFLNYLNGEASLLEEVLQGCHVPVDQKLRYRKWIGADNIPKEFKGRGYKPWVPVSCDDEVYKELKNACVPEVSPLLAEEAVISKLPRTCIVTCEYDVLRDDGLLYKKRLEDSGVPVTWYHVINGFHGIISFFDSGWFTFPSGKEGLDNIVRFIQSL, from the exons ATGGGCTTGCTTTACGCGCTGCTGCTCCTGGCGGCGGCCGCCCTGCTGGGCGCGGTGgtcttggtggtggtgggcagcATCTACTTCGACGCCACCAACGCGGAGGTGCCCCCGGAGGTCGAGCAGCCGGCCAAGCTGCggctcctccacgcgctgaccgTCGGCATGGCCGTCGTG GGAAGGATTTTGGAGAACCTGCATATCTGCAGACAAATCCAGTTTGTCCGGTACTTGCGAAATGGACGGAAGCAAGGGCAAGATGCCAAACTTTTCATAAAGGATGTGATGTTTAAACACGTACCTGTCCGAATCTACCAGCCCAAGGCTCCCTCTGCTGGGCGAAGAAAAGGCATCGTGTTCTTCCACGGAGGTGGATTCATGTTCGGGAGCATCA GAGCCTACGAAAAGATGTGCCGTTACCTCTCCAAAGAAAGCGAATCGGTGGTGGTGTCTGTGGA GTACCGCCTCTCTCCCGAGCACAAGTATCCGGCGCAGCTGAACGACTGCCTCGCCGCCACCACCCACTTCCTCCAGACTGCCGACGACTACGGCGTGGACAGCGCCCGGGTCATCCTGGCCGGAGACAGCGCCGGGGGCACCCTTGCCGCCGTGGTGTGCCAAACCTTGGTGGGCCGCCAGGGCCTCTCGAAGATCTGTGCTCAGATCCTCATCTATCCCGCCCTCCAGGCCGCGGACTTCAACTTACCCTCGTATCAGCAGAACCAGGCGGTGCCCATTTTGTTCCGGGAACGGGCTGCGTTCTACTTCCTGAACTACCTGAACGGAGAGGCGTCCTTGTTGGAAGAGGTCTTGCAAGGCTGCCACGTCCCCGTGGATCAAAAGCTGCGCTACAGGAAGTGGATCGGCGCAGACAACATCCCCAAAGAATTCAAAGGCCGAGGTTACAAGCCTTGGGTTCCTGTTTCTTGCGACGACGAGGTCTACAAAGAGCTGAAGAACGCGTGCGTTCCGGAAGTCTCACCTTTGCTGGCGGAAGAGGCTGTGATCAGTAAGCTCCCCCGGACGTGTATCGTCACCTGTGAGTACGACGTTTTGAGGGACGACGGGCTGCTGTACAAGAAAAGGTTAGAGGACAGCGGCGTCCCCGTGACTTGGTATCACGTTATTAACGGGTTCCATGGAATCATCAGCTTCTTCGACAGCGGCTGGTTTACTTTTCCGTCGGGGAAAGAAGGACTCGATAACATTGTCAGGTTTATTCAGAGTTTGTAG